TAATGAGAAAGTGCTGAAagacaaaagaaagaaattgaagGAGACCTTGGATCGTGTCTTGAAAATGTATGTAAGTATTAATTTTTAAGtaagtattaattattaatattaaatcaatGGTGATAGTTAacatattgtaaaatattacatatttatttttggtTCTTTACAGGCAAAGGATGATCAGGAAAAGTGGGCAGAGTTAAAAGAACAATTGATACAATATGAACGTAGAAGAATAGATCTCGTTTCATATTTTGAAGCTGTACGACATGCACAACAAGTACAAGTTGATGAAATTCCATTACCATCAGCTGCTAATGACATATCTCGAATGTACTCAGGTAATTACTTATTCTGGTGTTTATTATTATGGTATTATCTACAATTTCATTCACTTcatgtacatattttataatcttataTCTTTATAGGTTCTTTAACTTCACAAATACCTTTGCCGGATATGCCGCAACCACCAGCGCATATGTATCCGCCCCATCCACATTACATACCACAGCATCATCCGCTTATGAACATACCAATACCACCAAGTATTTTAAAAAAGACAAGTGCATATGCAACATCTCCTTCTATACCTACACTAGCACCTAATAAAGAATCACCCGGTGTCCCACCTTTTCCACCGCCGGATCTATCAAGTGACGATGAAGATATGTCTGACAAGGTTAGTATTTCAATTTGTTCTAAATCAGTTAATACATTATTACTTTAGAAATACGAATATTATATGATCATGAAATTATTTATAGACTAAAGAATCAGTACCAAAATCGAGAACAATTCGATTTGCAGACGACAAAGAAGATAATAAACAAGAATCAGACGGTAAAGATAAGGACGGTgacaaagagaaggaaaaagaaagagacatAGCTAAAGTAAAACCAACTACTCTACAACAGAAAATGTTAGCTATGGCAGGGCAAGATATTGATCAGTTTATGCGTGAAATGGAAGTTGTTCATAAAAAGCGTGAAACTGAACGAGCTCAAGATTTAAATGCTCGATTGTCACTACTGGAAGCAGAAAATGAATCTAATTCAAAGTCTAATAATAAATCTGGCAATAATAAAACAGAAGTAGAAGATCTAGAACCTCCAGGGGCATCAGACCATTCATCAAACCATAATCAACATACATCACATTCTCATTCTCAACATACACAACCACACACAATGCCACCTATGGGATTGCCGCCGCCTCCTTTAATGTATAGACCTCCACCACCACCTTTACATTTAAGGATGCCACCGCCCCCACCGCCCCGTATTGGACTTCGATTACCTCCTGGTAAGAATAATACAcactatttaataatttgtcaatataaatattgtaataaataatgaataaatGGTAATGAATAAATTGATAATCATTACTTTGTTTGTGATTATAGGCCCACCACCAGGAATGCCGAGGATGTTGAGACCTGGTCCACCAAGTATGCCAAGAATGCCTCCTCCACAAATGCAAATGCCAAATCTATCAAATATGACAAATATAGGAAATCCTCAAATGCAGACACAATCTGCAACAGGATCACAACCTAAAACACCTAATGTACTTTCTGCTGCA
Above is a genomic segment from Bombus vancouverensis nearcticus chromosome 1, iyBomVanc1_principal, whole genome shotgun sequence containing:
- the LOC117158705 gene encoding uncharacterized protein LOC117158705; translation: MGRRSINTTKSGKYMNPTDQARKEARKKELKKNKKQRQLVRAAVLKGKDPAQIIEEMEKIDQMEYNVMQPPPLNEKVLKDKRKKLKETLDRVLKMYAKDDQEKWAELKEQLIQYERRRIDLVSYFEAVRHAQQVQVDEIPLPSAANDISRMYSGSLTSQIPLPDMPQPPAHMYPPHPHYIPQHHPLMNIPIPPSILKKTSAYATSPSIPTLAPNKESPGVPPFPPPDLSSDDEDMSDKTKESVPKSRTIRFADDKEDNKQESDGKDKDGDKEKEKERDIAKVKPTTLQQKMLAMAGQDIDQFMREMEVVHKKRETERAQDLNARLSLLEAENESNSKSNNKSGNNKTEVEDLEPPGASDHSSNHNQHTSHSHSQHTQPHTMPPMGLPPPPLMYRPPPPPLHLRMPPPPPPRIGLRLPPGPPPGMPRMLRPGPPSMPRMPPPQMQMPNLSNMTNIGNPQMQTQSATGSQPKTPNVLSAAPQLINRKDKDGKSTTTIEAKPQIRNLAADVTRFLPTSLRVKRDDKRKPSILSRLSERIPETQPMRTTQPKTKDDAYMQFMQEMEGLL